A single region of the Populus nigra chromosome 2, ddPopNigr1.1, whole genome shotgun sequence genome encodes:
- the LOC133682863 gene encoding phospholipid--sterol O-acyltransferase isoform X2: protein MRVNLHIATILVVLLIHAALHSTPVDGGEFIGDYSKLSGIIIPGFASTQLRAWSFLDCPYSPLNFNPLDLVWLDTTKLLSAVNCWLKCMLLDPYNQTDHPECKSRPDSGLSAITELDPGYITGPLSSVWKDWVKWCIEFGIEANSIIAVPYDWRLSPSMLEERDLYFHRLKLTFETALKLRGGPSIVFAHSLGNNVFRYFLEWLKLEIAPKHYNQWLDEHIHAYFAVGAPLLGAIETVKATFFGNTFGLPVSEGTARLMFNSFASSLWMMPFSKYCRTDNSYCRHFAGGFRKGHHTYQCEEQEFHLNYSGWPTNIVNIEIPSVRVTELAQTNLSSMECGLPTQLSFSAREISDGTLFKAIEDYEPDSKRLLYQLKKSYHDDPVLNPLTPWDRPPIKNVFCIYGIDSRTEVGYYFAPSGKPYPDNWITTDVIYELEGSLYSRSGNLVEGNPGAASGDDTVPYNSLSFCKNWLGPKVNITRAPQSEHDGSDVQVDLNVEHQQEEDIVPNMTRSPRVKYITYYEDSESIPGRRTAVWELDKASHRNIVRSPALMRELWLQMWHDIHPGAKSKFVTKAKRGPLRDEDCYWDYGKARCSWPEYCEYRYLFGDVHLGQSCRLKNSSADALLNYL from the exons ATGAGAGTAAACCTCCACATTGCCACCATTTTGGTGGTTCTACTTATACACGCAGCGCTGCATAGTACCCCCGTTGACGGCGGAGAGTTCATCGGAGACTACTCCAAGTTATCCGGAATTATAATTCCAGGATTCGCATCTACTCAGCTTAGAGCGTGGTCTTTCCTTGATTGTCCTTACTCTCCTCTCAACTTCAACCCTCTCGACTTGGTCTGGCTTGACACTACCAAA CTACTTTCTGCTGTGAACTGTTGGCTTAAGTGCATGTTACTTGACCCTTACAATCAAACAGACCATCCTGAATGCAAATCGCGCCCCGATAGTGGTCTTTCTGCTATTACGGAACTTGATCCTGGTTATATCACAG GTCCTCTTTCTTCAGTGTGGAAAGATTGGGTTAAGTGGTGCATAGAGTTTGGCATCGAGGCGAATTCAATCATTGCTGTGCCATATGACTGGAGATTGTCACCATCAATGCTTGAGGAGCGAGACCTTTATTTTCACAGGCTCAA GTTAACATTTGAAACTGCCCTTAAACTTCGAGGAGGACCCTCAATAGTATTTGCCCATTCTTTGGGTAACAATGTCTTCCGCTACTTTCTGGAATGGTTAAAACTGGAAATTGCACCTAAACATTATAACCAGTGGCTTGATGAACACATTCATGCCTATTTTGCAGTTG GAGCTCCTCTTCTTGGTGCAATTGAGACAGTGAAAGCAACATTTTTCGGGAACACATTTGGTCTTCCAGTTTCTGAG GGAACAGCTCGATTGATGTTCAATTCTTTTGCTTCTTCATTATGGATGATGCCATTTTCTAAGTATTGTAGAACCGATAATTCTTACTGTAGGCATTTTGCCGGGGGATTCAGGAAGGGCCATCACACATATCAATGTGAGGAGCAGGAATTTCACTTGAACTATTCTGGATGGCCAACAAATATAGTCAACATAGAAATTCCTTCTGTTCGTG TTACCGAATTAGCTCAAACCAACTTGTCTAGCATGGAATGCGGGCTTCCTACTCAGTTATCCTTTTCGGCTCGTGAAATATCAGATGGGACCCTTTTCAAAGCAATAGAAGATTATGAACCAGATAGCAAGAGGCTTTTATACCAATTAAAGAA GTCATATCATGATGATCCTGTTTTGAATCCACTAACACCTTGGGACAGACCAcctataaaaaatgttttctgcATCTATGGAATAGATTCAAGGACTGAG GTTGGTTACTATTTTGCACCGAGTGGCAAGCCTTACCCTGATAATTGGATCACAACCGATGTCATTTATGAGCTTGAAGGGTCTCTGTACTCCAG GTCAGGGAACTTGGTCGAAGGTAATCCTGGAGCTGCAAGTGGGGATGATACG GTACCATACAATTCTCTCTCCTTTTGTAAGAATTGGCTTGGACCAAAAGTGAACATAACAAGGGCTCCTCAG TCAGAGCATGATGGATCCGATGTTCAAGTGGATTTGAATGTAGAACATCAGCAAGAAGAGGATATAGTTCCCAACATGACAAGGTCTCCAAGAGTAAAGTACATCACCTATTATGAAGATTCTGAAAGTATTCCAGGAAGAAGAACAGCAGTTTGGGAGCTCGATAAAG CAAGTCACAGGAACATTGTTAGATCCCCAGCTCTAATGAGAGAGTTGTGGCTTCAGATGTGGCACGATATCCATCCCGgtgcaaaatcaaaatttgttaCCAAAG CTAAGCGTGGACCTTTAAGAGATGAAGATTGTTACTGGGACTATGGGAAAGCTCGATGTTCGTGGCCTGAGTACTGTGAATATAG ATATCTTTTTGGGGATGTTCACTTGGGACAGAGCTGTCGGTTGAAGAATTCTTCAGCTGATGCACTCTTGAATTACCTATAG
- the LOC133682863 gene encoding phospholipid--sterol O-acyltransferase isoform X1: MRVNLHIATILVVLLIHAALHSTPVDGGEFIGDYSKLSGIIIPGFASTQLRAWSFLDCPYSPLNFNPLDLVWLDTTKLLSAVNCWLKCMLLDPYNQTDHPECKSRPDSGLSAITELDPGYITGPLSSVWKDWVKWCIEFGIEANSIIAVPYDWRLSPSMLEERDLYFHRLKLTFETALKLRGGPSIVFAHSLGNNVFRYFLEWLKLEIAPKHYNQWLDEHIHAYFAVGAPLLGAIETVKATFFGNTFGLPVSEGTARLMFNSFASSLWMMPFSKYCRTDNSYCRHFAGGFRKGHHTYQCEEQEFHLNYSGWPTNIVNIEIPSVRGFDAYPSVTELAQTNLSSMECGLPTQLSFSAREISDGTLFKAIEDYEPDSKRLLYQLKKSYHDDPVLNPLTPWDRPPIKNVFCIYGIDSRTEVGYYFAPSGKPYPDNWITTDVIYELEGSLYSRSGNLVEGNPGAASGDDTVPYNSLSFCKNWLGPKVNITRAPQSEHDGSDVQVDLNVEHQQEEDIVPNMTRSPRVKYITYYEDSESIPGRRTAVWELDKASHRNIVRSPALMRELWLQMWHDIHPGAKSKFVTKAKRGPLRDEDCYWDYGKARCSWPEYCEYRYLFGDVHLGQSCRLKNSSADALLNYL, from the exons ATGAGAGTAAACCTCCACATTGCCACCATTTTGGTGGTTCTACTTATACACGCAGCGCTGCATAGTACCCCCGTTGACGGCGGAGAGTTCATCGGAGACTACTCCAAGTTATCCGGAATTATAATTCCAGGATTCGCATCTACTCAGCTTAGAGCGTGGTCTTTCCTTGATTGTCCTTACTCTCCTCTCAACTTCAACCCTCTCGACTTGGTCTGGCTTGACACTACCAAA CTACTTTCTGCTGTGAACTGTTGGCTTAAGTGCATGTTACTTGACCCTTACAATCAAACAGACCATCCTGAATGCAAATCGCGCCCCGATAGTGGTCTTTCTGCTATTACGGAACTTGATCCTGGTTATATCACAG GTCCTCTTTCTTCAGTGTGGAAAGATTGGGTTAAGTGGTGCATAGAGTTTGGCATCGAGGCGAATTCAATCATTGCTGTGCCATATGACTGGAGATTGTCACCATCAATGCTTGAGGAGCGAGACCTTTATTTTCACAGGCTCAA GTTAACATTTGAAACTGCCCTTAAACTTCGAGGAGGACCCTCAATAGTATTTGCCCATTCTTTGGGTAACAATGTCTTCCGCTACTTTCTGGAATGGTTAAAACTGGAAATTGCACCTAAACATTATAACCAGTGGCTTGATGAACACATTCATGCCTATTTTGCAGTTG GAGCTCCTCTTCTTGGTGCAATTGAGACAGTGAAAGCAACATTTTTCGGGAACACATTTGGTCTTCCAGTTTCTGAG GGAACAGCTCGATTGATGTTCAATTCTTTTGCTTCTTCATTATGGATGATGCCATTTTCTAAGTATTGTAGAACCGATAATTCTTACTGTAGGCATTTTGCCGGGGGATTCAGGAAGGGCCATCACACATATCAATGTGAGGAGCAGGAATTTCACTTGAACTATTCTGGATGGCCAACAAATATAGTCAACATAGAAATTCCTTCTGTTCGTG GCTTTGATGCCTATCCGTCAGTTACCGAATTAGCTCAAACCAACTTGTCTAGCATGGAATGCGGGCTTCCTACTCAGTTATCCTTTTCGGCTCGTGAAATATCAGATGGGACCCTTTTCAAAGCAATAGAAGATTATGAACCAGATAGCAAGAGGCTTTTATACCAATTAAAGAA GTCATATCATGATGATCCTGTTTTGAATCCACTAACACCTTGGGACAGACCAcctataaaaaatgttttctgcATCTATGGAATAGATTCAAGGACTGAG GTTGGTTACTATTTTGCACCGAGTGGCAAGCCTTACCCTGATAATTGGATCACAACCGATGTCATTTATGAGCTTGAAGGGTCTCTGTACTCCAG GTCAGGGAACTTGGTCGAAGGTAATCCTGGAGCTGCAAGTGGGGATGATACG GTACCATACAATTCTCTCTCCTTTTGTAAGAATTGGCTTGGACCAAAAGTGAACATAACAAGGGCTCCTCAG TCAGAGCATGATGGATCCGATGTTCAAGTGGATTTGAATGTAGAACATCAGCAAGAAGAGGATATAGTTCCCAACATGACAAGGTCTCCAAGAGTAAAGTACATCACCTATTATGAAGATTCTGAAAGTATTCCAGGAAGAAGAACAGCAGTTTGGGAGCTCGATAAAG CAAGTCACAGGAACATTGTTAGATCCCCAGCTCTAATGAGAGAGTTGTGGCTTCAGATGTGGCACGATATCCATCCCGgtgcaaaatcaaaatttgttaCCAAAG CTAAGCGTGGACCTTTAAGAGATGAAGATTGTTACTGGGACTATGGGAAAGCTCGATGTTCGTGGCCTGAGTACTGTGAATATAG ATATCTTTTTGGGGATGTTCACTTGGGACAGAGCTGTCGGTTGAAGAATTCTTCAGCTGATGCACTCTTGAATTACCTATAG
- the LOC133681762 gene encoding thioredoxin-like fold domain-containing protein MRL7, chloroplastic → MSLLQTMAVPKPVSHLRSINDEPNFARFPAISHQNALHYEHNSRRFPCLSVSKKSDPESSSNPKMNSRGRTRRPKNEDGGKEGGEIFPTTIPRKPKRGRRSEAVAVEDFVRDSLERTFASIRQQNPDVLEEIMKDKVNENIDSETSDDDDEDDAEEEEGGGEDGKGKGKKKKMVVEEESRDWPLDADVGWGVRASEYFEKHPIKNVVGEDGFEIDWEGEMEDNWVNEINCLDWERFAFHPSPLIVLVFERYSRATDNWKTLKELEKAAKVYRGAKDRLPPRTVKIDINIERDLAYALKVKDCPQILFLRGNKILYREKEFRTANELVQMIAHFYYNAKKPSCVNNANLCP, encoded by the exons ATGTCTCTCCTTCAAACGATGGCCGTGCCGAAGCCCGTTTCGCATCTTCGTTCAATAAACGATGAACCTAATTTTGCCCGCTTTCCGGCAATTTCTCATCAAAATGCTTTACACTATGAGCACAACTCAAGACGTTTTCCTTGCCTTTCTGTTTCAAAGAAATCTGACCCTGAATCCAGTTCTAACCCCAAAATGAATTCTAGAGGAAGAACTCGCCGACCGAAAAACGAAGATGGTGGAAAGGAAGGCGGGGAAATTTTCCCAACCACAATTCCAAGGAAGCCAAAACGTGGCCGAAGGAGTGAAGCAGTTGCGGTTGAGGACTTCGTGCGTGATTCGCTGGAACGAACATTTGCATCAATTAGGCAGCAGAACCCGGATGTTTTAGAGGAAATAATGAAGGATAAAGTTAATGAAAATATAGATTCTGAAAcgagtgatgatgatgatgaagacgATGCGGAGGAGGAGGAAGGTGGTGGTGAGGATGGTAaagggaaaggaaagaaaaagaagatggtGGTTGAGGAGGAAAGTCGAGATTGGCCATTGGATGCTGATGTGGGGTGGGGAGTTAGGGCGTCTGAATATTTTGAGAAGCATCCAATAAAGAATGTTGTAGGAGAAGATGGGTTTGAGATTGACTGGGAAGGAGAGATGGAGGATAACTGGGTGAATGAGATTAACTGCCTAGACTGGGAGAGATTTGCCTTCCATCCAAGTCCATTGATTGTTCTTGTATTTGAGAGATACAGCAG GGCAACTGATAATTGGAAGACTTTGAAAGAGCTAGAAAAGGCAGCCAAGGTGTATAGGGGTGCCAAGGATCGATTGCCTCCTCGG ACAGTGAAGATAGACATCAATATTGAGAGAGATTTGGCATATGCTCTTAAAGTTAAAGATTGCCCTCAGATTTTGTTTTTACGTGGAAACAAGATCTTGTATAGGGAGAAAG AGTTTCGAACTGCAAATGAGTTGGTCCAGATGATCGCACATTTCTACTACAATGCTAAGAAACCTTCATGTGTTAACAATGCAAATTTATGCCCTTAA